One part of the Lemur catta isolate mLemCat1 chromosome 13, mLemCat1.pri, whole genome shotgun sequence genome encodes these proteins:
- the LOC123648814 gene encoding coagulation factor X-like isoform X1, translating into MASPLYLVLLSASLAGLLWPGDSVFIDRERANNVLVRVRRANSFLEEMKKGNLERECMEETCSYEEAREVFEDNEKTNEFWNKYKDGDQCERSPCQNQGLCTDGLGEYTCTCLEGFEGKNCELFTRKLCSLDNGDCDQFCREEQNSVVCSCAGGYTLGDDGKSCISTEPFPCGKLTLGRRKRSAPQDTPETTVTEWSVLDDLYPTENPLDLLDLNKTYSEEDGSDLVRIVGGRDCKEGECPWQALLVNEENEGFCGGTILSEFYVLTAAHCLHQAKRFTVRVGDRNTEKEEGGETAHEVEVVVKHNKFVRETYDYDIAVLRLKTPIVFRVNVAPACLPEKDWAESTLMTQKTGIVSGFGRTHEKGRPSSTLKMLEVPYVDRNSCKLSSSFTITQNMFCAGYDAQPEDACQGDSGGPHVTRFKDTYFVTGIVSWGEGCARKGKYGVYTKVATFLKWISKSMKTQGAPRPAAPPPPPGSAHPPH; encoded by the exons TGTTTATTGACCGGGAACGTGCCAACAATGTCCTGGTGAGGGTCAGGAGGGCAAATTCCTTTTTAGAAGAGATGAAGAAAGGGAACCTTGAAAGAGAGTGTATGGAAGAGACATGCTCGTACGAAGAGGCCCGAGAGGTCTTTGAGGACAACGAGAAGACG aatgaaTTCTGGAATAAATACAAAG ACGGCGACCAGTGTGAGAGGAGCCCCTGCCAGAACCAGGGCCTGTGCACGGACGGGCTGGGGGAGTACACCTGCACCTGCCTGGAGGGCTTCGAAGGCAAAAACTGTGAACTGT TCACACGGAAGCTCTGCAGCCTGGACAACGGGGACTGTGACCAGTTCTGCCGCGAGGAGCAGAACTCGGTGGTGTGCTCCTGTGCCGGCGGGTATACCCTGGGTGATGACGGCAAGTCCTGCATCTCCACAG AGCCGTTCCCCTGTGGGAAGCTTACACTGGGGCGCAGGAAGAGGTCAGCACCCCAGGACACGCCCGAAACCACCGTGACAGAGTGGTCCGTGCTGGATGACCTGTACCCCACTGAGAACCCCTTGGACCTGCTTGACCTCAACAAGACGTACTCCGAGGAGGACGGCAGCGACCTTGTCCGCATCGTGGGCGGCCGGGACTGCAAGGAAGGGGAGTGTCCCTGGCAG GCCCTCCTCGTCAATGAGGAAAACGAAGGGTTCTGCGGAGGCACCATCCTCAGCGAGTTCTACGTGCTCACCGCGGCCCACTGCCTCCACCAGGCCAAGAGATTCACCGTGAGGGTGG GGGACCGGAACACGGAGAAGGAGGAGGGCGGCGAGACGGCGCacgaggtggaggtggtggtgaagCACAACAAGTTCGTGAGGGAGACCTACGACTACGACATCGCCGTGCTGCGGCTGAAGACGCCCATCGTCTTCCGCGTGAACGTGGCCCCCGCCTGCCTGCCCGAGAAGGACTGGGCCGAGTCCACGCTGATGACGCAGAAGACGGGCATCGTGAGCGGCTTCGGGCGCACGCACGAGAAGGGCCGCCCGTCCTCCACCCTCAAGATGCTGGAGGTGCCCTACGTGGACCGCAACAGCTGCAAGCTGTCCAGCAGCTTCACCATCACGCAGAACATGTTCTGCGCCGGCTACGACGCCCAGCCTGAGGACGCCTGCCAGGGGGACAGCGGAGGCCCCCACGTCACCCGCTTCAAGGACACCTACTTTGTGACGGGCATCGTCAGCTGGGGAGAAGGCTGCGCCAGGAAGGGCAAGTACGGCGTCTACACCAAGGTGGCCACCTTCCTCAAGTGGATCAGCAAGTCCATGAAAACCCAGGGGGCACCGCggcccgcggccccgcccccgccgcccggcTCGGCCCACCCTCCCCATTAA
- the LOC123648814 gene encoding coagulation factor X-like isoform X2 encodes MASPLYLVLLSASLAGLLWPGDSVFIDRERANNVLVRVRRANSFLEEMKKGNLERECMEETCSYEEAREVFEDNEKTNEFWNKYKDGDQCERSPCQNQGLCTDGLGEYTCTCLEGFEGKNCELFTRKLCSLDNGDCDQFCREEQNSVVCSCAGGYTLGDDGKSCISTEPFPCGKLTLGRRKRSAPQDTPETTVTEWSVLDDLYPTENPLDLLDLNKTYSEEDGSDLVRIVGGRDCKEGECPWQRGHFFHPNMRILRSRRYLRKAHPFIVRGESHGHCQTQQRHTQDSQLNLHFTEPSNFHGKGPKYHMRHTYMKNYMRCIPFTFKGVSCVLSGSPHVGWKLFLKPLWPPAHKAPRATNTRQELPQQPLPATSRTAVPCLKHGARGQQAAAHTDPCFTEHVC; translated from the exons TGTTTATTGACCGGGAACGTGCCAACAATGTCCTGGTGAGGGTCAGGAGGGCAAATTCCTTTTTAGAAGAGATGAAGAAAGGGAACCTTGAAAGAGAGTGTATGGAAGAGACATGCTCGTACGAAGAGGCCCGAGAGGTCTTTGAGGACAACGAGAAGACG aatgaaTTCTGGAATAAATACAAAG ACGGCGACCAGTGTGAGAGGAGCCCCTGCCAGAACCAGGGCCTGTGCACGGACGGGCTGGGGGAGTACACCTGCACCTGCCTGGAGGGCTTCGAAGGCAAAAACTGTGAACTGT TCACACGGAAGCTCTGCAGCCTGGACAACGGGGACTGTGACCAGTTCTGCCGCGAGGAGCAGAACTCGGTGGTGTGCTCCTGTGCCGGCGGGTATACCCTGGGTGATGACGGCAAGTCCTGCATCTCCACAG AGCCGTTCCCCTGTGGGAAGCTTACACTGGGGCGCAGGAAGAGGTCAGCACCCCAGGACACGCCCGAAACCACCGTGACAGAGTGGTCCGTGCTGGATGACCTGTACCCCACTGAGAACCCCTTGGACCTGCTTGACCTCAACAAGACGTACTCCGAGGAGGACGGCAGCGACCTTGTCCGCATCGTGGGCGGCCGGGACTGCAAGGAAGGGGAGTGTCCCTGGCAG CGTGGTCATTTCTTTCACCCAAACATGCGGATCCTGAGAAGCAGACGGTACCTGAGAAAAGCACATCCGTTTATTGTCAGAGGTGAAAGTCACGGACATTGCCAGACGCAACAAAGACACACACAGGACTCTCAGTTAAACTTGCATTTCACAGAACCGAGTAATTTTCATGGAAAAGGTCCCAAGTATCACATGAGACACACTTATATGAAAAATTACATGCGGTGTATCCCATTCACGTTTAAGGGGGTGTCCTGTGTCTTATCGGGCAGTCCTCACGTGGGCTGGAAGTTGTTTCTGAAGCCACTGTGGCCTCCTGCACACAAGGCTCCCAGAGCCACCAACACCCGGCAGGAGCTACCTCAGCAGCCCCTGCCTGCGACCTCCCGCACAGCTGTGCCTTGTCTAAAGCACGGAGCCCGAGGGCAGCAAGCAGCGGCCCACACTGACCCGTGCTTCACTGAGCACGTTTGCTGA